Proteins encoded together in one Lathyrus oleraceus cultivar Zhongwan6 chromosome 5, CAAS_Psat_ZW6_1.0, whole genome shotgun sequence window:
- the LOC127081527 gene encoding uncharacterized protein LOC127081527, with the protein MSIDAAVGGALKNKPYPDACALIKDMAQNHYQWESERAQVEKRDTIGGIHEVNCMDMIRAKMDALALKVEHMSANPITAIAVDCEICGTKGHLAPECNLLTESNSDQVNYAQGNPFSNTYYHGWRNLPNFSYKNNNPIQSSTPQRSPCFQSQIPIQPMQVVPQKPNLEKIMENFISAQTQQNKEFLNEDIPVNELITQLGTKVDSIITHNKMLETQISQIAQQVPQATPGGQFLGQPQPNPREQANVVTLQSGTTYDEPVKPTLSGSEASKKNFVSRDEVIEKIHVKIPFTEATTQIPSYAKFLKYILTNKCRLDDPKPLECNSIVENKLSKKEKDPGSFSIPCILGNNVIDNAFLDLEASISLMPLVVCRRLNLGELKPTKMPLQLADKSVKYPIGILEYIPVRNGQLYIPTDFVVMDIKEDNEIPILLGRPFLSTTGAIIDVKRGKLTFEVGDEKIKFILSKFLMAPVIEDSCYAIDIIDECIRELD; encoded by the exons ATGTCCATCGACGCTGCTGTCGGTGGTGCTCTAAagaacaaaccttaccctgacGCTTGCGCTCTCATCAAAGATATGGCacaaaaccattaccaatgggagTCAGAACGAGCACAAGTGGAGAAAAGGGATACCATAGGAGGAATACATGAGGTAAATTGTATGGACATGATAAGAGCtaaaatggacgctttagccctgAAGGTTGAACACATGTCTGCAAATCCTATAACTGCAATAGCTGTAGATTGTGAAATCTGTGGAACCAAAGGACATCTTGCACCAGAATGCAATCTGTTAACTGAATCAAACTCAGACCAGGTCAATTATGCCCAAGGAAACCCGTTTTCAAACACTTACTACCATGGATGGAGGAATCTCCCAAACTTCTCttataaaaacaataaccctattcaaagCTCTACACCTCAAAGATCACCATGCTTTCAATCTCAAATACCAATCCAACCTATGCAGGTCGTTCCTCAAAAGCCAAACCTTGAGAAAATAATGGAGAACTTCATTTCGGCCCAAACTCAGCAAAACAAAGAGTTCCTAAACGAAGATATTCCTGTAAATGAACTGATCACACAATTAGGAACTAAGGTTGATTCGATAATCACTcacaataagatgcttgaaacccaaaTCTCACAAATAGCACAACAAGTCCCTCAGGCCACTCCTGGAGGGCAATTTCTTGGACAACCTCAACCTAACCCCCGAGAGCAAGCTAACGTTGTTACCCTACAAAGTGGGACCACTTATGACGAACCTGTAAAACCAACCTTGAGCGGATCAGAGGCTTCTAAGAAAAATTTTGTGTCTAGAGATGAA GTGATCGAGAAAATCCATGTAAAAATCCCATTCACCGAAGCCACCACCCAGATACCATCTTATGCAAAATTCCTTAAATACATCTTGACCAACAAATGTAGGCTTGATGATCCCAAACCTTTAGAGTGTAACTCTATTGTTGAGAATAAACTTTCTAAGAAGGAGAAAGATCCCGGAAGCTTTTCCATACCTTGTATTTTAGGGAATAATGTTATAGACAATGCATTCCTAGACTTGGAAGCAAGCATAAGCTTAATGCCTTTAGTAGTTTGTAGAAGGTTAAACCTAGGAGAATTGAAACCGACTAAGATGCCTCTTCAATTAGCCGATAAATCTGTAAAATATCCAATAGGAATATTAGAATACATTCCAGTTAGAAATGGccaactttatatcccaacagatTTTGTGGTAATGGACATTAAAGAAGACAACGAAATACCAATCCTCCTTGGTAGACCTTTCTTATCAACAACGGGAGCcataatagatgttaaaagaggaaaattaactttTGAAGTAGGCGATGAAAAGATAAAATTTATACTTTCCAAATTCCTAATGGCACCAGTCATAGAAGACTCATGTTATGCCATcgatatcattgatgaatgcatAAGGGAGCTAGATTAA